The window TTTTGAAAGTCTCAGCCGTTTTCAAGGTAAGTTGCTGAGGAGCAATGGATTTGTACCCATCACTTGAGATGTCTCCTTGAAATGTTCCATTTGGAGAGTATTGAATTTtaccttcatgtggcatcatgccaacaataggtAAATGGGAAAACATATTGTTAGAGGATGAAGATGAGCTAGCGATTTTAGCTTCAGAGGAATTTGAAGGGTCGCTGGAGAGAGATGAGGAGGATCCAGCGTCCATTTCAGTGTGataatcatttcctttaacgaaataccactttttcatttcctcaGGAGAAGTAATACCAGATGGTGGGATAGAGATTTCAGGtttcacatcatctttaaacatgtcagcgagacaggcagcagattcaaaatctctacctatcactgcctgaacttgtgcagggacttgttctctgagacattgatgatgaaacttagaagcttttgaccaagaggttttacatcatctttaaacatgtcagcgagacaggcagcagattcaaaatctccacctatcactgcctgaacttgtgcagggacttgttctctgagacattgatgatgaaacttagaagcttttgaccaagaggtcacaatcttcttgagATTGAGGACTTCaagcttaagtttttcattctcaagttgaagcTTTTGTGTTAGCAACTCATGTGACTGAAGTTCtacatgaacattctttagcCTGttgagtttttcagatttttcactcaattcagaACTTACTGAAAAGAGTTTTGACTGAGCTTCAGCGCAgagtttctacgaactgaagatcacatgacAAGGATTCAAGAATTTTGGTCTTGTCCTCGTCAGCAGATGAGAGAAGAgcatgtacctttttgacagtgacgttgacccactgacttgttgagacttggtcttttgtcagcgcatcactatcagccagagccatgagACACATGGTGTCTACATACTCCTCGTCATCAGAGTCATCTGAATCAGCCCAATCATGCTCTTCAGCAACCAAACCTTTGCTTGGTGTTTTGGCTtcttcagtttcagccattttggctttgagctgataatacttgttcctgtattcatcagcagatttagatGAGTTAGTTTTAGGAGCAGCAGGGGTTGGAATAGAAACCCTGCACTCCTTTTGATAATAgccttttctgccacatttccagcattcttcctgtgatttatcaacaggaggcttatatggagcaaccgacttacggttgttccactttctggaatatttctttCCAGCGATTAAGGCAAATTCCATAAAATCACTGAACGTTTCTTGtttctcttcagcatcaagctcATCAACAAGAGCTTGAATGGATGCTGGAAGAGTAGAGGTGCTGGCACCATCATTGGGGTAGATGGGCTCAGTAGAGATGAGAGCAAGAGGGTCAATTAAAGGGTTTGCAGAAGTGCTAGTTGCAGGGAGCTAGCATGTCTCCTAGATTCTGCAGAGGCTCTAATATTTTGAGCCAAggctttctcttcaaattgaagagtgccaaacaattcctcaagatccagttcttgaatctttttagtGGTACGGAGGATTTGTCTTAAGTTCTGCCAtttaagaggaagagaatcgatgaacttgtggcatacctcaaaattgtcatgggtgatgccaacatttgtcatgttATTGAGCAACCCTTGAAACGGGTATATGTGCCCTCGAGattttcatcaggaagagaaaagaaattttcgTAGGCACGTTTTaggtcaattttcttggttttaatcaagtcagctgacccttcataagtgctcactagtctttcccaaacttcttttgaagtggggaatttaatgactagtttcatcaccTCAGTGGGAAGAGTGGTGATGatcatatttttcaatcttGAATCAAGATTGACGAGCTTTCGCTCTTCTTCAGTCCATTGGACTTCTAGCTTTACCAGATCAGTCACAATTTCAGGAGCGTCAGGTGTAGCACCTGgtgtcctttggacatacatgggtatgtaaggaccttcatttaagatggtcataagatatggttctacacccactatgtgtagtaacattcgttccttccatgagccaaagtcttttggctcaaattttggaggaatagagacgtaaccaaagtcacgcgtGTTAACCAGAGTGGGTACAGAAGAcatctttaaaaagaaaaaaaaggttttaagaATTAAACagtaaagaaaataatgtaaacacaagaggcaaacagatcttgttccaatgatttaggaaccgtggctctgataccacttgatggtccacgaatgcactacTTGTCTTTGAATTACTAACTTATAATGttaatatgaaataacaagaatatagACGAGAAGTAAAGAAttagtttagttatatgtattttaaactAAACGAtaaaaacatggatggttgttttacaacaacaacaaacaaaaagaaaagattcgttaagtttttgaacacacaaaaacttaacaaataagcaaagagaataaagtaaagaatgtggaacacaccaacaagATGGTGGCTacgtcaagtgattccttttataggcagataaggaattaCATGACAACCCTAGTAGATGtcgacacatgaaggttgtcaactatctattggtggatcattcagatctgcagatgtctctttccttcatcttatttgtttccaaaaacggtatgaaagagaaactccatTGCACAGAaatagtacaaggtcacatggcttcatcttgatcttgcaacacgtgtccttgggaccatcctTCTATTCTTCAatttcccgctcatatttgacttacaaatactggaCGTTGAGTCAtcgaacatatcctttagactttgaagatagatcATGCTTGCAGGTGCAGGCGCTCGTTGAGAGCTCGCTGAACGAGTCActcgctgagtctctcagcgaatccataaCTCAACGCACAAATTATTTAAGAAGTAATTAAATTAGTAGGATCACaaattatttaaacttttaaaataataaatttgtaatcatttacgagtatatatctttactcccttataaagaaaatggtctctttttattttaggtaattctacatttgaattaccagaattacTCATAACTTTTTATGTCTCgcccttaataaattataatttacactttaaacctttattttaatagttaacactttaagcctaatcttctaaattttcaactatcacaattacatcaacctacaccaccaccactaatagtatcatcaccgacaccactagatcTTTTTTTCCCACCACCGCCCCcacattgcgcggataccatgcttTGGGTTcgatggagaaaaaaaaaattaagtatggTTTAGTTCAAGTGGCTGTCACAGCTTTGGGTTCGAATCCGAGCGACGCTCATATGATGTGCACAACTAAATTCAAATACCGGTAGTACAAAGCAACTAAATTCATATTTTAGGCTTCACAGTTCACACCCATCAATTAAGCATACTATCCTTTTATAAGATTATCAACCATTAAATAACTATtctattaataatatagagtaaCGATAAATCTTCCTAGTAGATCAATCTATTTATCCTATTAATCATATGATGAAGCCACATGGAAAAAATCAAGGGGTGATGTATGAAAGATAATGAGtggattacacatgtcaaaatgttgtggtattaagaggattattaggttaaagttttaagaggatcaatcatttttcatataaaaaatgaCTAATCCTTCTAACAAAATAGCATAAAAATCCTTCTAACACTCAAAGAggatgacatgtggtatccattaATTCTCTCTCATAATCTTACTCCCTTATTTTTCCACGtgtcataatataataattaaaaggatATTTTAAGAAGATATTTTATCTGGATTAATAATTTcccataataataatctatctgGATAAGCACTAGTTAAGAGGATATTTTATATGTAGGATGATTGAACAAATTTAGGACATCTCCATTgaaaattattaaaagtttttttttttaattttttatttttatttttgaaaaagatgTAAGAATATATAAgaagtttttgtttaaaagattaaaattaaataaagttaaagctttaaaagatttaaaagcTTCAAGTTCAAAAAACTTCGGATTGAAAagcttaaaattaaataaagttaGTTTTAAgcatttaaaagattttttttttttttttatcattgaaGGGTAAAGGTTAAAGAATGCGTTCGAGGTGTTTATGGCGCTTTGGAAACCAGACCGTTTTCAACCTAAGAATGGTCATATACAGATTGATTTGTATTAGTAGTAGTGTTTTTATTTGAAGTTTGATTATCTGGATCGTAGACTTGTAAACACAAtgcccacaaagtgtttgataaaatgtctctAATAGAACCACCAGAGTGAAATTTGGACAGGTTATGTCCGAAATTGACTTGGCTTCGCCAAAAGGCCTCATCTCTAAAAGCCCGGCTCGCGAGGCGTCCCTCTCGCAGTAGAGTTCCAAACCTCGCCTCGCTCTTGTGACATGCTATGTTTCCCCTCTCTATTCCCAAGTAAAGGGTGAGTCCCATGCGTCAGTTTGTGGATCTTTGATGGCCATATACAAACATGGTTCGACGGATCAGCTATGTTTTAGACAGTTTGCCAAACCTGCAGATGCTGCCCTTTTGCTCAAGCTCCCTATTACAATAAACGAGAAACATGGATAATAATATAAACATCAGGTAACATTCTCTGTTTCGTTtggtttatattatttttattttatcgtCAATATTAACTTAATCCACTATAGGATTCAATTTGAGTAACTACCTTCTTATTTAGAATCAAGCAATTCAGTACCATTTGGGTGTTTTGTTTAATACTTCACAACTACCGGTTCAAACCTCATTGGGTAACATCCCATTATGACCATGGAAAACGTCTACAAAACGGCAAAAAGAATACCCATTAAGTCGTGTAATTAGAACCAAAGGCTCGACTTTTTGCAGATAGCTTGAACAGGGATCCTCTCTATTTTACCATTTACCCATTTACTAGAAACTAGACTCTTCAGCTTTAAATTTAGTTTTGCAAGTGCCTGGTAGGATACcatttttttgttattggtTTAGAGGTAGCAAAATGGTCAGCACAACAACTATAGTGGTAAAATTGCGAAGGTCGAAAAGGGGTATGTACCTCTTGCTTTTCATCTATTATCTGAAGTTATATTAACGCATTAGGTTTAAAATGTTTGAGATTCACAAAGCTCCAAGTTACAATTGTTTTGCATAGTTGAGAGTGTTTTAGTTGGTGACGACAAAATTGCAGACATTAGAAATGGCTTTGtacatctttatttattttacagaGCCCTGAGTTTAAATTGCAGTGTTTGATGTTCCTGGAAAGTGGAAACCCCTAATATTATAAGAGAAAATACtgtttaatatgaaaaataacatTGGATGCTTTGAATCTTTAAATAGTTAATTGTTTCAAATATTGTTTTCCAGTCCAGCAGTATGATCTTTTTGTAGTCTTTCATAGTAGACTTTGATTATAAAATCTATTAGTCAAGTTTTAGATAGAGCATCATAATCTCCAGCTAATCGCATACGCAATTAGACGTTGACATTTTATAATTCTTAGGCTTGCATAAGGTAAAAGGgatagtttagttattttaagagcTGAGGGATCGATCTtctaaattatttcattaattaaaggtatttttggTAGACCATAGATGGTAGATGTGTTGAATGGTAAGAGACATTTTAAATACATTGAACTTGTAATTTGAGTAAGGATGAGGGATATGCtttatatagaagtatatatatatatatatatatatgggggaagggaatatgaggctgttaggcattcaagttgggtgaaaaacccctcacatacctttttttaaaaggtaaaaatcatggggggccatgtatttatttaaaatattaaaatattagtatgtgaggggtttttcacccaagttgggtgcataccagcctcatactcacttttccatatatatatatatatatatatatatttagaaatagATATAGAATATTAGTCGATTGACAATGACCTAATAAATCATGCAATATGAAGTCTACAGTATTGCTTAAACAAGGTGattaaatttatgtttatattaaggGCTTATTGCTTAAACAAGTTGATTAAACAATTGACGCGGAAGCAATTAAATTGATTTGGTTATATCTAAGACTCTTTATTTTCCACTATTTAATTTAGTATATTAAATGTTTCGGTTTTAGAATCAACTAATATTATACTTAAGTGGCTTATTGTTTCAAAATAGtaatgaatttatcaaaaaaaaaaaaaaaaatacttagtGTGAATTCGCTTTCAAAATCACCATTTAATGTGATGATTTTTACAATCGTTTACCTTTTTACGTAGCAGTCAACATCATTCTGTTATCTTACGCCATTTTGTTGATCCCTTCCAAACCCCATGGGCTTCCAGTAAGTCTCGCACCTGAAAAGGGAAAAAGGGAAGAAGATGGCACCATTGGACAATGTGTCATAGCAGATTCCTTGAGCAAAACTGCACATGTTAAATAGATGTAATGCAATTCCATAAGAAATATGTGGTCGCAAGTTACCTGCACGGAAACGCGAGGAATGACTGCCTCTCGTATCTAACTTCTTGTTAGTTAGAGCGTCCTAGCTAATTAATCTGGAGCTCAACACAGACGCAATTAGTTAGATGCTATGATGATTTCATAAATCATAGACCCGCATGTATCGACATGTTCTCAGGTTCAATATAAAAGTTTCTGAGATCATATATGAATTTCAACTTGacaatataaaaagaataacatttAATGCTCACATGTTTTGACCCTGACAACACATTGCCCAGCTACTAGTTGGCTACTaaactactattattattaccattttttttcataaataattattGTAATATATGCAGGAACGTGTTGTGATCAATTAGGAATATAAATTTGTACATATAAATTTTACCAAACTTTTGATTTGCAACCAATTGCTAGCCTTTCCAGTTCTTATTACCGCTTGATAAACAGAGATATGGCATCCGCCATCACTTTGTTTACTCACTTAAAAATCCCACTTGAGGAAATTGTAAAGGCAACCAACAACTTTGATGATGTCTATGTCATCGGAGGTGGTGGTTTCGGAAAGGTGTATAGAGGACAACTCTTGGTGTCCGGGAAGATGGTGAACATTGCTGCTCGCAGATTTGATGGAAACCATCGACGACAGGGAGACGTTGAGTTCTGGACCGAGATTACTATGCTTTCTAGCCTCAAGCATGAAAATATAGTATCTCTAGTTGGGTTTTGTGATGAGAATGGTGAAAAGATCATCATAAACAAGGATGAGGCCACCAGGGGAAGTCTCTCCATGTATCTTAGCGACCCAACAACCCTCACCTGGATTCAAAGATTGAAGATATGTGTGGGAGTTGCGCGTGCGTTGAGATGCATCCATAACGGTGAAGGGGGGCGAAGTGATAGTGTCATACACCGTAACATCAACAGCTCCACAGTGTTATTAGATGCTGAATTTGAGGCCAAGTTATCTGGTTTTGAATATTCTATCAAACAATCGGTAAATCGAATGGGCCGGGTTGTCCTTTCAGAAGCTGTTGGCACAAAAGGGTACATGGATCCATCAATTTTAAAAACGGGAGGTGTAAGTCACAAGTCAGATATCTTCTCGTTTGGAGTGGTTTTATGTGAAGTACTATGTGGGCGGAAAGCTTTCATTCCAAATCATGTAGATAATAGATTTTTGGCTCCATTGTTCAGAGTTCATTATGAAAACAATGGGTCACTGAATCATATAATCCATCCGGATCTGCGGGTTCAAATGAGCCGGCAATCACTGACCCGATTTTCCAGAGTAGCATATTCTTGCTTAGAGAACAGACTACACCGTCCAGAAATGAACGAGATTGTGATAGAACTTGAGAAATCATTGGAACTCCAGCAGCAACTTGGAAATATGGTAAGAGATCCTCCGTACGTCTTTCAATTCCTTCTTAATTTTCTCATAATTCTATCACATATAGAATGCTTGATTAATATCAATTTAATTTCCCACTCATCTAAACTGATATTTAAAAAATGGAGATTATGGTTCTCGACTGGGTCTGTTACTCTGTAATGTAATAGTTATTTGCCTGTGAGATGTGGTAGTGCAGTGGCTGTCGTGGTGGTGACAATAACAGTGGCGGCGATGACGGTAACTGTGGTGTCGACGGCGGTGATGATATATAGCCGTAGCCGtatggttattaatataaaattattgatGCAAAACAGGGtaatagtgtagttatttaagaGTATAAgtattgttatttaaaaattaaagataaacgttttaaattaagtttaataagaatattttaagtattttcagATAGaaattataagtattttaagtaaatatgttttaaatagCAAATGAAAAGAAGCGGCCATTTTACAATAATCAAtagttatttgataaaaattaaaataaaaataaaagaaatatagataaaaataaaaaagaagcgGCCATTTtactaaaagaaaattaacTTTTTCTTAGTAATCGGTCAATagtttttacatgtttttacaTGGTcataagcttttttttttttttaatgtataactAGTTATAATACCCGTaggatgtacggtagctatatagattgtatcataaataaattcaaatatgtttcacatatatatgattggtgcgtatgaaataatttatagttaaagtaaaccgatgattgaagctaaattataataaacattaatgatACATATATTACTCATATATGTTTACTTAGAGTTTTTgaatttaacttaaatttttacaatcacatccaAAATCTGAACTTGCAAGCATAGTGGATGAAGGCAATATCTTTGTGAGTTCATattgtaaactcaaatttttgaaatcttaagtaatataaataatatgagtTGAAGAAATGAGAATGAAAaatagacaattttattaatgagaaaataatcaattaaataatgttatgatgtgttttgtatttataagccaagaattagagtttaattctaagtctaataaggaaattaaatgtatatacaattaaaaaaactaacttagtaaaataaataaattaaaataacacgTGTCGATAAAAGATTACGCCATGTATCGTTTAATGaacatctcaatcctgttttagtttattgttaGATTAGATACAAATGTTttcctaaatattttattttaatgtacatatataatcaagttaATTTAAGatactttaaataattaattataaataaatttggatatatattttcggtAACTTTTTTGTAAACGAAAACGAAAATTCTTTATAatcctgtgttttttttttctttttgtttaaacAAAAAACGAAAATTCTTTATAATCAGACTCGCTACCAGGTTGTTGTATATAGCTGCCTACCGACTTGCCTGCTTGATTTTTCTTAAGTTTTGTTTTGAGGTTATGTTTCTATCTAACGTTAACTAACTTGTATAGTTATATGCTTATAagtttttttgacttttttttgttcatgaTTTACCGTTACTTTTCATTTgccttttttattcattttattagtattatagttggtaataacttttttttaaaggtccTTTAAATAAGAAAGATGTTAATCACGACCAATTGCCTGGTAAATCCTGACTAAGTGATAGTGCATCTAAATTAGATTGTATAactcattaatatatataaattaaaaaggaaagtaCGGATTTACGTGTAAAGAATGGTGAActtcttattctttttattttcaccacaatattttgactattacacttttaacactaaacttttatacctttttatttttcttttattttgacaaCAAATATTCGATTCTTTTTAGTTTCACCacagtattttaattaattacatttttaacactaaacttctatgcttttttattttattttatatatatattaaaaagaaaagtacggatttgcgtgtaaagaatagtgaacttcttattctttttatttttaccacaataTTTtgactctttacacttttaacactaaactcttatacctttttatttttcttttattttgataacaaATATTCGATTCTTTTTAGTTTCACCacagtattttaattaattacatttttagcactaaacttctatgcttttttattttattttattttcaccacaaacttTTTATTCCTTTTGTTGTTACCACAATACTTTAGCTCTTTTCACTTTTAAGActaaaatttacactttttaattctctttctttttatttttatcacaaCACTTTAtctatttacacttttaacatttaatttttatacctttttattttcttttatattcaccacaaactttcttttctttttattttcacctcAATACTTTaactttttacacttttagcaccaaacttttataatttttgtttttcttttatttttaccacaaactttttattcttttttattttcatcacacTACTTTAACTCTTTTCACTTTTAGCACtacattttatactttttggttttcttttatttcaccacaacattttagcctcttacacttttaggttttagcactaaattattATGCGAACTACTTTCCCCTTCACACATAAAGATTGTTCGTTTTTTAACAGTCGTGTGCAAAGAATAAtaacctttttattattttatttttactacaacattttaaccccttacatttttagcactaaacttttatactttttgatttttctttattttcaccacaacattttagcctctaacccttttagcactaaacttttatacgAACTACTTtaactttcacacaaaacttttattgtTCATTTTTTAAGTGACAAATgtcaatttttgttttattcttaatcatttaaataatacatgtttttttcaaaaagctCGATCCATGAACGCACATCTATTTGTAACGCATTATTTCATCATTATCGAAATGTTGTAACTAATATACTTATTTCTATacattttgttatttctatcaaaaatttattttaatagatTTGAATAAGTTAGTCTATTAAATCGTAACaaatataatgtctcccggggcaactcCCGGGTAACATATCTCGTTGAATAAAGCTAAACATGACAACACCGCAGTGAAGCGCGGATAATTCTATGATGTTTACAATATTTTTTGGGATAATTGTCGGTCCCCAAATattgttagatatatatatagggtagagatcctggaagaaggtgtcttaaggagagaagggagagaaggtcatATAGGCCAATTAGAacacgacatgtgtcaaaatgaaaaaaaatgcgcggtggcattttggtaaataaatcaaacttttttgaagcttggtcagcctgggttctgggtcagcttggtagGTCAGCTTGGTAGGTCAACttggtttggtcagcttgggttctgggttagcttggtttgtcagcttagtttgggtcagcttgggttctgatcagcttggttggtcagcatgatcagtttgaTCAGATTAGGGTCAGCGTCTGATTGgttcagcttggggtcaggttgggtcagcttggttaccttgggttgggtcagcttgacacaatctacacaaatgtagattatgggttttgggtcagcttggggttgggttgggtcagcttggggtctggtttcaggttgggtcagtttggttagcttgggttgggtcagcttgacacaatctgcacaaatgtagattaatctacacaaatgtaaattatgggttttgggtcagcttggggttgggttaggtcaacttggggtctgggtcaggttgggtcagcttggtaacttgggttgggtcagcttgacacaatctacacaaatgtagattatggtttttgggtcagcttggggtcagcttggggttgggttgggtcagcctGTAGTCTGGGTCAGGTTAGGTCATGttggttagcttgacacaaaactacacataatctacacaaatgtagatcccaagctgacctagattccaggctgaccaagctgacccataacccaggctgactaatctgacccaaccaagctgaccaatcaagctgatcagaaccaaagctgacccagaacccaagctgacctagaacccaggctgaccaagctgacccaaccaagctgacaaaccaagctgatcataacccaagctgactcagACCTAAGCTGACCAAGAACCAGGCgtacaaaagtttgatttatttacaaaaataccaccgcgtttttttttaaatccacatgtcacgttctgattggtttATAAGACCTTCtttcccttctctccttaagagaccttcttatttgatctctttcctatatatatagggcTAAGTGCGTCGGAATGCACTCAACAAATCACAAAAAGTTATCgtgtgcacgaactttaggatgtgcacgaactttagggttgttttattgtattcaggaaacttgaaaAGACGGTTATAGTAAACATGGAAACGGTTTCCTACTTATAATATgtaaatcattatttttattgtgtgcataaactaatcccaaaaagttattgtgtgcatgtcacgtaagcagtcaacgtgaaagtggtgaccgactaacttcttacccggtaacttttgtttactatgggactcttgaacaagtttcctgaatacaataaaacaAACCTAGAGTTCAtccacactataactttttgtgaTTAGTTGAGTGCATTAAGGCGCACTtagcccatatatatatatatatatatatatccacacatatacattacataaattggaaatatatatatagatctgtAAAAAGTAAAGCAGCAACACAAAGAAAGTCAAATCTCTtctcaaccaccaccaccattctCTGTCACTTTCTTCCCTTGGAACACTTTCAATCGTCGGCTATCTATGGAAAAACCCCTATCATCGGCGGCCTCCTAAATAACCAAATAATGTCGTTATCCAATAAGTAGGAGCGGATTATAACCAAACTCAAAATTAAAGATGATCCgctacaacaaatatgtcatttccGCACATTTGTTTTTCAATACTTATAAGaagtttgaaaatttttgttaatttaatcacatttaaaagtggaaaaaaaaaatttacttttaaaagtgtgaaatttttttaaaaaacacaatatttacacacttataatgtggaaaaaaaaagttcacacctttaatgtgtaaaaatattaacttaatttgtaacacctatTTTCTTCACATATGGAGAGTGTGAATAAATCATGTGTTACAATTTgaatttcacatttttaaatgtgaaaatatttgacaattgttcacacttttaagtgttaagATTTTGTGTACACATTTATAGGTGTGAAAAAATTTTAgaattattcacacttttaaatgtaatttttttctacacatttttatatgtgattatattcataaatttttttcacactttttataaCAAAGTGCgaagaaattagaaaattaaacaCCATATCACCACCGACGACCCTGCGTACCACTGTACAGTGTCAACAAATCTGGTCGACACCATGTGTCTGAATTTGACGGCGGTGGACGGAATTGTATTGCAGCTTCGTTCTCGTGAAGTTACGAGAACGCCCTCAACCGCCTTTTGTCATCCAGCATACGATATGCATTTGAGATGCATGTAGGCTTGTAGCTTCCGCTCT is drawn from Erigeron canadensis isolate Cc75 chromosome 9, C_canadensis_v1, whole genome shotgun sequence and contains these coding sequences:
- the LOC122583755 gene encoding receptor-like protein kinase HERK 1 encodes the protein MASAITLFTHLKIPLEEIVKATNNFDDVYVIGGGGFGKVYRGQLLVSGKMVNIAARRFDGNHRRQGDVEFWTEITMLSSLKHENIVSLVGFCDENGEKIIINKDEATRGSLSMYLSDPTTLTWIQRLKICVGVARALRCIHNGEGGRSDSVIHRNINSSTVLLDAEFEAKLSGFEYSIKQSVNRMGRVVLSEAVGTKGYMDPSILKTGGVSHKSDIFSFGVVLCEVLCGRKAFIPNHVDNRFLAPLFRVHYENNGSLNHIIHPDLRVQMSRQSLTRFSRVAYSCLENRLHRPEMNEIVIELEKSLELQQQLGNMCSGCRGGDNNSGGDDGNCGVDGGDDI